In Haloplanus rubicundus, one DNA window encodes the following:
- a CDS encoding NAD(+)/NADH kinase yields the protein MYVGLVAQKGNSRASFLAAELRRRLRDADVTVAVDTATAETLDLDGTPVEAFDACDLVVSIGGDGTFLYAARGADGTPILGVNLGEVGFLNAVGPDEAVDVVLDEVAAFRAGEMSVRETPRLAAAGDGWTAPPTTNEVVVQGSIRGPSGGVDCDVRVDGSRYSASRADGVLVATPTGSTAYNLSEAGPLVHPGVDGLVVNEMCASEGMPPLVVGPDSEVTIHVSGADRAVVVGDGRVLRELDPPTEVRVGRADAPVRVAGPTSDFFEALGKLD from the coding sequence ATGTACGTCGGTCTCGTCGCACAGAAGGGCAACAGTCGGGCGTCGTTTCTCGCGGCGGAGCTTCGGCGGCGACTCCGGGACGCCGACGTCACCGTCGCCGTCGACACGGCGACCGCCGAGACGCTCGACCTCGACGGGACGCCGGTCGAGGCGTTCGACGCCTGCGACCTCGTGGTCAGCATCGGCGGCGACGGCACGTTCCTCTACGCCGCCCGCGGCGCCGACGGCACGCCCATCCTCGGTGTCAACCTCGGCGAAGTCGGCTTCCTCAACGCCGTCGGCCCGGACGAGGCCGTCGACGTCGTCTTAGACGAAGTTGCGGCCTTCCGCGCCGGTGAGATGTCGGTTCGCGAGACGCCCCGACTCGCCGCCGCCGGCGACGGCTGGACCGCCCCGCCGACGACGAACGAAGTGGTCGTCCAGGGATCGATCCGCGGGCCGAGCGGCGGCGTCGACTGCGACGTCCGCGTCGACGGGTCGCGCTACTCGGCGAGTCGCGCCGACGGCGTCCTCGTCGCCACGCCGACGGGCAGCACGGCCTACAACCTCAGCGAGGCCGGCCCACTCGTCCACCCCGGCGTCGACGGCCTCGTCGTCAACGAGATGTGCGCGAGCGAGGGGATGCCGCCGCTCGTCGTCGGGCCGGACAGCGAGGTGACGATTCACGTCTCGGGGGCCGACCGCGCCGTCGTCGTCGGCGACGGCCGCGTCCTCCGGGAACTCGACCCGCCGACCGAGGTCCGCGTCGGCCGCGCCGACGCGCCCGTGCGCGTCGCCGGCCCGACGTCGGATTTCTTCGAAGCGCTCGGAAAACTGGATTAG